The following coding sequences are from one Molothrus aeneus isolate 106 chromosome 23, BPBGC_Maene_1.0, whole genome shotgun sequence window:
- the CLSPN gene encoding claspin: MAALPVTTEGSVELPLEDLNPDLQKPLDSDSDSGQGSCETASPGPLGKSTASFEDRDSEEEIFVRKKAKNQKVLEDSESEEEEDGGSAGQEDALGGDKENGEEKENIAAEKKKKSHRILPALLDSDDSDTGDPLQIENLETGRSSALPEGELGEERPLKSGKKYRKHKHKHDIEEEPLKEAVTKSRRRKDKEKIMESIKQLRKEKKPVAEVDGGERFPFNDSGCLLDDKDLFDNGLEEEDDQALEDEESLESIRAAVKNKIKHYKNKERFPDSEGYKHVFDEENEEPVLKEPKRKERKAARLSKEAIKQLHSETQRLLRESSVSLPYHVPEAKSIHDFFKSRPRPACQGNAMALLKSSKYQLTLNEESAAVGSLSKDGKDGPMEGDQSAAAEPEMSLGRDVDASVTEPLAAEGRNLPEDCAEQPRQDREDSHAVTESVTDDNTKEQQLSNCLSTDCDEQKESEIPPASGDALMEREERAPGVQGETKTPQGGPGLVAQPEKVRKSKLDKLRELGIDLSIQPRICSDKESFINLDEADSNKELEALKARFLKHTLQTSKSKGERAINMNIIRKETTSDGKEELRADVVPAVLAAESLEEAVHKKPGEKLQALKAKLQEAMKLRRTEERQKRHALFKLDNEEMLEEEEEEEEEEEEMTDESEEEEDEEEEGDHENSEFLLDEAEEDNEDTEEKHTEDGDKETDKESIDGEKLEKSEHGDSVLKHPSTESTLMLFKDSSSKMGYSLPDEKLEMEETVDKGPNKLEDDDSFSLPALPKENSHNSSFEFIGSMIPSYQPCNKQASRGGSFFPAAGGFRSPSPGFFKTSFISSASKSSGKTSEPSLPIEDSQDLYNASPEPKSLFPGAGESRFQFSLEDDTQSQLLDADGFLNVGQHRNKYQSSKHQLPLASMDENAMDANMDELLDLCSGQFSSQAEHVPNTSSTKKQNMEELLNLCSGKFVSQTGSPTWASSVSSKAEKDSDIEDPMAEALELCSGSFPTDREEEEEEEQEELGGFQLLTDDEACASEEDEKGEDSAAEEAEVSDEEEELLRHRPGLKKKLKLQDFMEEEAELSGSDVGSEDEYDGEDLNEYEEEIIDEELPNDAELGNQIQKFHMKAMLDDDKRQLRLYQERYLLDGDLHSDGPGRTRRFRWKNIDFASQMDLFQRDSDNEEENEEFDETEVKWRKERFEREQWLREQKEKNKEQEEEEEIGGDSEFMKLAKKVTAKSLQKKASPAVVAQGSALLPRNPFEAFRPASDIQIKNGSLLNRPKAVLQKLAAMSDLNPNAPRNSRNFVFHTLSPEKSEEAKEKSKPQVKKRGPSAVITSAAKRPRVESSEESSQSRSIFQYLES; the protein is encoded by the exons ATGGCGGCGCTACCGGTAACAACGGAGGGTTCTGTTGAG CTTCCACTGGAGGACTTGAACCCAGACTTGCAGAAACCTCTGGACAGTGACTCTGACAGtggccagggcagctgtgagACAGCATCCCCAGGGCCCCTTGGCAAGAGCACAGCATCCTTCGAGGACAGAG ATTCGGAAGAAGAAATTTTTGTGcgtaaaaaagcaaaaaaccagaaagtgCTTGAGGACAGTGAGAGtgaagaggaagaggatggaggctcagctgggcaggaggatgCTTTGGGTGGAGACAAggaaaatggggaggaaaaggagaacattgctgctgaaaagaagaaaaaatcccatcggatcctcccagctctgctggacagtgatgacagtgacactggggacCCACTGCAGATTGAAAACCTTGAAACAGGCAGGAGCTCTGCCTTGCCTGAGGgtgagctgggagaggagagacCCCTAAAATCTGGGAAAAAGTACAGAAAGCATAAACATAAACATGATATTGAAGAGGAGCCACTAAAAGAAGCTGTCACAAAATCCAGAAGGAGAAAGGACAAGGAGAAAATAATGGAGTCAATTAAAcagctgaggaaagaaaagaagcctGTGGCAGAG GTGGATGGTGGTGAGAGGTTTCCCTTCAACGACAGTGGATGTCTTCTGGATGACAAGGACCTCTTTGATAATGGCttggaagaggaagatgatCAAGCCCTTGAGGATGAAGAGTCCCTAGAATCCATACGAGCAgctgtgaaaaacaaaataaaacactacAAG AACAAAGAACGTTTTCCTGACAGCGAGGGCTACAAACATGTATTTGATGAGGAGAATGAGGAGCCTGTATTAAAGGAGCCAAAAAGGAAG GAGCGGAAAGCAGCACGGTTGAGTAAAGAAGCCATTAAACAACTACACAGTGAGACCCAACGACTTCTTAGAG AATCATCTGTGTCTCTCCCATATCATGTGCCTGAGGCCAAAAGTATTCATGACTTCTTCAAGAGCAGACCTCGACCAGCATGTCAAGGAAATGCCATGGCCCTGTTGAA GTCCTCTAAATACCAGCTGACCCTAAATGAAGAATCTGCAGCTGTTGGGAGCTTGAGCAAGGATGGCAAAGATGGGCCAATGGAAGGTGATCaatcagcagctgctgaacCAGAAATGAGCCTGGGCAGAGATGTTGATGCTTCTGTGACTGAGCCTCTTGCTGCTGAAGGGAGGAACTTGCCAGAGgactgtgctgagcagcccaggcaggacagggaggatTCTCATGCAGTTACAGAGTCTGTAACTGATGATAACACAAAGGAACAGCAGCTCTCCAACTGCCTGAGCACTGACTGTGATGAGCAAAAGGAGAGTGAAATTCCTCCAGCATCTGGAGATGCCCTCatggaaagagaggaaagagcaCCAGGTGTacaaggggaaacaaaaactcCACAAGGGGGGcctgggctggtggcacagcctgaAAAAGTGAGGAAATCCAAGCTGGATAAACTTCGTGAACTGGGAATAGACCTGTCCATCCAGCCAAGAATCTGCTCTGACAAGGAATCCTTCATAAACCTCGATGAAGCTGATTCAAATAAAG AACTAGAAGCCCTGAAAGCACGTTTCTTGAAGCACACTCTCCAGACATCGAAATCCAAAGGCGAACGGGCCATAAATATGAACATTATCCGTAAGGAAACAACATCTGATGGGAAGGAGGAGCTGAGAGCAGATGTGGTGCCAGCAGTTTTGGCTGCAGAGAGCCTGGAGGAAGCAGTCCACAAAAAGCCAG gtgaaaaGCTGCAGGCCCTGAAGGCCAAGCTGCAGGAGGCCATGAAGCTCCGCAGGACCGAGGAGCGGCAGAAGCGGCACGCGCTGTTTAAGCTGGACAATGAGGagatgctggaggaggaggaggaggaggaggaggaggaagaagagatgACAGATGAgtctgaggaggaagaagatgaagaagaagaaggtgatCATGAG AATTCAGAATTTCTCCTTGATGAAGCAGAGGAAGATAATGAAGATACAGAAGAGAAACACACCGAAGATGGTGATAAAGAAACTGACAAAGAATCCATTGATGGAGAGAAGCTGGAGAAATCTGAACATGGTGATTCTGTTCTAAAACATCCTTCAACAGAGTCTACATTGATGCTTTTTAAGGACAGCTCCTCAAAAATGGG ATATTCTCTTCCTGATGAAAAACTGGAAATGGAAGAAACTGTAGACAAAGGACCTAACAAGTTAG aggATGATGATTCATTTTCTCTACCAGCACTGCCAAAGGAGAACAGCCACAACAGCAGCTTTGAGTTCATTGGCTCCATGATCCCATCCTACCAGCCCTGTAACAAGCAGGCCTCGAGGGGAGGGAGCttcttccctgcagcagggggGTTCAGGTCACCCTCCCCAGGATTCTTCAAAACAAGTTTTATCAGCTCTGCTTCCAAG AGCTCAGGAAAGAcctctgagccttctcttcccatAGAAGATTCCCAGGACCTCTATAATGCCTCTCCTGAGCCCAAGAGTTTATTTCCAGGGGCTGGGGAGTCAAGATTTCAGTTTTCCCTGGAAGATGACACTCAAAGCCAGCTGCTTGATGCAGATGG GTTCTTGAATGTTGGACAACACAGGAACAAATACCAATCCTCAAAGCATCAGCTGCCACTGGCCAGCATGGATGAGAATGCCATGGATGCCAACATGGATGAGTTACTGGACCTGTGTTCTGGACAGTTCAGCAGCCAAGCTGAGCACGTGCCAAacaccagcagcaccaaaaaGCAGAACATGGAGGAGCTGCTTAATCTTTGTTCAGGGAAATTCGTGTCTCAGA CAGGTTCTCCAACATGGGCTTCTTCAGTGTCTTCCAAGGCAGAAAAAGACAGTGACATAGAAGATCCAATGGCAGAGGCTCTGGAGCTCTGCTCAGGCTCCTTTCCCACAGACAG ggaagaggaagaagaggaggaacaaGAAGAACTTGGTGGTTTTCAGCTTTTAACAGATGATGAGGCCTGTGCAAGTGAAGAG GATGAAAAAGGTGAAGATAGTGCTGCTGAAGAAGCAGAAGTGAGTGATGAAGAAGAAGAACTGCTGAGACATAGACCAGgcttaaagaaaaaact AAAACTGCAAGATTTCATggaagaggaggcagagctgtcagggaGTGATGTGGGAAGTGAGGATGAGTATGACGGTGAAGACCTGAACGAATATGAAGAAGAGATTATCGACGAGGAGCTCCCAAACGACGCAGAATTAGGAAACCAAATACAGAAATTCCACAT gaagGCCATGCTGGACGATGACAAACGGCAGCTCCGCCTGTACCAGGAGCGGTACCTGCTGGATGGGGACCTGCACAGCGACGGCCCAGGCAGGACCAGGAGGTTCAGATGGAAAAACATAG ATTTTGCTTCACAGATGGACTTGTTTCAGAGAGATTCAGATAACGAGGAGGAGAATGAAGAGTTTGATGAGACAGAAGTGAAGTGGAGGAAGGAGCGATTTGAGCGAGAGCAGTGGCTCCGTGAGCAG aaggaaaaaaacaaagagcaggaggaagaggaagaaattggTGGAGACAGCGAATTCATGAAGCTGGCAAAAAAGGTGACTGCCAAGTCCCTGCAGAAGAAAG ccagcccagcagtggTGGCACAAGGCTCGGCTCTGTTACCCAGGAACCCATTTGAAGCCTTCAGACCTGCCAGTGACATCCAG aTAAAAAATGGGTCACTCTTGAACAGACCTAAAGCTGTCCTTCAGAAGCTGGCAGCAATGTCAGATCTTAATCCAAATGCCCCTCGAAATTCAAGGAATTTTGTCTTCCATACACTTTCACCAGAGAAGAGTGAAGAGGCAAAGGAGAAATCAAAACCTCAG GTGAAAAAGAGAGGCCCTTCTGCAGTGATAACATCAGCAGCAAAGCGGCCCAGGGTAGAGAGCTCAGAGGAATCCAGTCAAAGCAGAAGCATTTTCCAGTATTTGGAGAGCTGA